From Stigmatopora nigra isolate UIUO_SnigA chromosome 17, RoL_Snig_1.1, whole genome shotgun sequence, a single genomic window includes:
- the gng10 gene encoding guanine nucleotide-binding protein G(I)/G(S)/G(O) subunit gamma-10, producing MTSNSSLSSMRRLVEQLRLEASVERIKVSEAAAELQQFCLQNAGRDALLVGVPTGSNPFREPRSCTIV from the exons ATGACTTCCAACTCTAGTTTATCCAGCATGCGGCGTCTGGTGGAGCAGCTGAGGCTTGAGGCCAGTGTGGAGAGGATCAAG GTTTCGGAGGCAGCTGCTGAGCTTCAACAGTTCTGTCTACAGAATGCAGGTAGGGACGCTCTACTGGTGGGCGTTCCTACAGGAAGTAACCCCTTCCGGGAACCACGATCCTGCACAATTGTCTGA
- the rxfp3 gene encoding relaxin-3 receptor 1, with translation MSGELSEEGSAWSANDTTANRSTCAPHLHLRTGDCASEPGLDGAAAVRIVISAVYSLVCVLGLAGNLLVLYLMKSKRAWNKSSINLFVTGLALTDFQFVLTLPFWAVENALDFTWLFGRAMCKAVSFVTAMNMYASVFFLTAMSVARYGSLASALHGRRRRRLPLDRLRLRVQLRRCGTAPLVAASIWVVAACAALPHAVFSTTVRVSGEEDLCLVKFPDSEGTSAQLWLGLYHSQKVLLGFVAPLGIISACYLLLLRFVAANNDAAANSSSAKRRAKLTKSVTIVVLSFFLCWLPNQALTVWGILIKLNVVHFTYEYYTTQVYVFPVSVCLAHSNSCLNPVLYCLMRREFRKALKKLFRRIASPALTTLIRPLTGTTKPEADERGNGQHAAAAVMVPPGGPPREAEGVHFYPPGAVM, from the coding sequence ATGTCCGGGGAGTTGTCAGAGGAGGGGTCGGCGTGGAGTGCCAACGACACCACGGCCAACCGCTCCACGTGCGCCCCGCACCTGCACCTGCGCACGGGCGACTGCGCGTCCGAGCCGGGCTTGGACGGCGCCGCGGCTGTGCGCATCGTCATCTCGGCCGTCTACTCGCTAGTGTGCGTGCTGGGCCTGGCGGGCAACTTGCTGGTGCTCTACTTGATGAAGAGCAAACGCGCTTGGAATAAGTCATCCATCAACCTGTTCGTCACGGGCTTGGCTCTGACCGACTTCCAATTCGTGCTGACGCTGCCCTTCTGGGCGGTGGAGAACGCGCTGGACTTTACGTGGCTCTTCGGACGCGCAATGTGCAAAGCCGTGTCCTTCGTGACGGCTATGAACATGTACGCCAGCGTTTTCTTCCTCACCGCCATGAGCGTGGCGCGCTACGGGTCCCTGGCGTCGGCGCTCCACGGTCGGCGTCGACGCCGCCTTCCGCTGGACCGGCTTCGGCTCCGAGTCCAGCTTCGGCGCTGCGGGACGGCCCCCTTGGTCGCCGCCTCCATCTGGGTGGTGGCGGCGTGCGCCGCCTTGCCGCACGCAGTCTTCTCCACCACCGTGCGCGTTTCGGGCGAGGAGGACTTGTGCTTGGTGAAATTCCCCGACAGCGAGGGCACCAGCGCGCAATTATGGCTGGGGCTCTACCACTCGCAGAAGGTCCTCCTGGGCTTCGTGGCGCCCCTTGGCATCATCTCGGCTTGCTATTTACTGCTTTTACGTTTCGTGGCAGCCAACAACGACGCTGCCGCCAACTCGTCGAGCGCCAAGCGGCGCGCCAAGCTGACCAAGTCGGTCACCATCGTGGTGCTCTCCTTCTTCTTGTGCTGGCTGCCCAATCAGGCGCTGACGGTCTGGGGCATCCTCATCAAGCTCAACGTAGTGCATTTCACCTACGAGTACTACACCACGCAGGTGTACGTATTCCCCGTGTCCGTGTGCTTGGCGCACTCCAACAGCTGCCTCAACCCAGTTCTCTACTGCCTGATGCGCCGCGAATTCCGCAAGGCGCTCAAAAAACTCTTTCGGAGAATCGCCTCGCCCGCACTCACCACTCTCATCAGACCCCTCACCGGGACCACCAAGCCCGAGGCAGACGAACGGGGAAACGGTCAGCATGCAGCGGCGGCAGTGATGGTTCCCCCGGGAGGACCACCAAGGGAGGCCGAGGGGGTGCACTTCTATCCTCCGGGGGCGGTCATGTAA
- the nup54 gene encoding nucleoporin p54 isoform X3 has translation MAFNFGSGVASNPAASTTGFSFGSFGAKTTAQSAFSFGTPATTTTAASGFGTLTAPSFGTATTTAAAPATGFSFGSTNTGTFGNFGTTTTSAAAPGSTFSFAPTSNATGSLFGNTPNKGFGFATSLGTAAAPGTTGFGTTLGATSLGGFGGFNLQPTQQQQGSLFGQPAQPQAQPNQLYQQVTALSAPTLLGDERDSILAKWNQLQAYWGTGKGYFSNNNNTPVEFNQENPFCRFKAVGYSCVPISKDEDGLVVLVFNKKEADVRGQQQQLVESLHKVLGSNQTLSVNVDGVKSLPNDQTEVVIYVVERSPNGTSKRIPASTLFTHLEQASVKVQLTQLGVAMSVTRTELSPAQLKQLLQNAPAGVDSIIWEQAKVDNPDPEKLIPVPMVGFKELLRRLQIQEQMTKQHQTRVDIVSTDISELQKNQATTVAKIAQYKRKLMDLSHRVLQVLIKQEIQRKSGYAIQVDEEHLRVQLDTIQSELNAPTQFKGRLNELMSQIRMQNHFGAVRAEERYSVDTDLLREIRQHLKQQQDGLSHLISVIKDDLEDMKLIEHGLSDGGHGRGTILS, from the exons ATGGCGTTCAATTTCGGCAGCGGTGTGGCGTCAAATCCGGCAGCGA GCACAACTGGGTTTTCATTTGGTTCGTTTGGCGCGAAGACCACTGCACAGTCCGCTTTTAGCTTCGGCACCCCCGCAACCACCACTACAGCAGCCTCTGGATTTGGCA CTCTCACAGCCCCGAGTTTTGGCACGGCAACCACCACCGCTGCCGCGCCAGCAACGGGATTTTCTTTTGGCTCCACCAATACGG gCACCTTTGGTAATTTTGGGACAACCACAACCAGTGCTGCTGCACCGGGTTCCACTTTTAGCTTTGCGCCCACTTCAAATGCCACAG gaaGCCTATTTGGAAATACTCCAAACAAAGGCTTTGGTTTCGCCACCAGCCTCGGAACTGCAGCGGCTCCCGGAACCACCGGATTCGGGACGACACTAGGAGCAACCAGTCTGGGTGGGTTCGGTGGCTTTAACCTCCAACCCACTCAGCAGCAGCAGG GAAGCCTATTTGGTCAGCCCGCCCAGCCGCAGGCTCAGCCCAATCAGCTCTATCAGCAGGTGACGGCTTTGTCAGCACCCACCTTGCTTGGGGATGAGCGTGACTCCATTTTAGCCAAATGGAACCAGCTGCAGGCTTATTGGGGCACGGGCAAAGGCTActtcagcaacaacaacaacacccctGTGGAGTTTAACCAGGAGAACCCATTCTGCAGGTTCAAG GCTGTAGGGTACAGCTGCGTGCCAATCAGCAAGGACGAGGACGGCCTGGTGGTCTTAGTGTTTAACAAAAAGGAGGCAGATGTACGAGGGCAACAGCAGCAGCTGGTCGAATCATTGCATAAGGTTCTGGGAAGCAACCAGACGTTGAGTGTCAACGTGGACGGTGTCAAATCCCTACCCAACGACCA GACGGAAGTTGTCATTTACGTGGTTGAACGCTCCCCTAACGGCACGTCTAAGCGTATTCCCGCCTCCACGCTCTTCACGCACCTGGAGCAGGCCAGCGTCAAGGTGCAGCTGACACAACTGGGCGTGGCCATGTCGGTCACACGCACTGAGCTCTCACCGGCGCAACTAAAACAGCTTCTACAGAATGCCCCAGCAG GGGTTGACTCCATCATCTGGGAACAAGCTAAGGTGGACAACCCTGACCCAGAGAA ACTGATCCCAGTACCCATGGTGGGTTTTAAAGAGCTGCTTCGCCGACTGCAGATCCAGGAGCAAATGACCAAACAGCATCAGACCAGAGTGGAC ATTGTCTCCACTGACATCAGTGAGCTTCAAAAGAACCAGGCCACCACAGTGGCTAAGATCGCACAATACAAGAGGAAGCTGATGGACCTCTCGCACCGCGTGCTGCAG GTATTGATCAAACAGGAGATCCAAAGAAAGAGTGGCTATGCCATTCAGGTGGATGAGGAGCACCTCAGGGTCCAGCTGGACACCATTCAGTCAGAACTCAATGCCCCCACGCAGTTTAAG GGCCGATTGAATGAGCTGATGTCCCAAATCCGCATGCAGAATCACTTTGGAGCAGTGCGAGCGGAGGAGCGTTACAGCGTGGACACGGACCTCCTCAGAGAAATTAGACAG CACCTCAAGCAACAGCAGGACGGTTTGAGTCACCTGATCAGCGTCATTAAAGACGACTTGGAAGACATGAAACTCATCGAGCATGGACTGAGCGATGGCGGGCACGGGCGAGGCACCATCCTGAGTTGA
- the nup54 gene encoding nucleoporin p54 isoform X1, giving the protein MAFNFGSGVASNPAASTTGFSFGSFGAKTTAQSAFSFGTPATTTTAASGFGTLTAPSFGTATTTAAAPATGFSFGSTNTGFGGLGAASAAPGGFSFGGFGLNANPAATAVGFNAGCFGTATTAASVFNFGNSLASTGTFGNFGTTTTSAAAPGSTFSFAPTSNATGSLFGNTPNKGFGFATSLGTAAAPGTTGFGTTLGATSLGGFGGFNLQPTQQQQGSLFGQPAQPQAQPNQLYQQVTALSAPTLLGDERDSILAKWNQLQAYWGTGKGYFSNNNNTPVEFNQENPFCRFKAVGYSCVPISKDEDGLVVLVFNKKEADVRGQQQQLVESLHKVLGSNQTLSVNVDGVKSLPNDQTEVVIYVVERSPNGTSKRIPASTLFTHLEQASVKVQLTQLGVAMSVTRTELSPAQLKQLLQNAPAGVDSIIWEQAKVDNPDPEKLIPVPMVGFKELLRRLQIQEQMTKQHQTRVDIVSTDISELQKNQATTVAKIAQYKRKLMDLSHRVLQVLIKQEIQRKSGYAIQVDEEHLRVQLDTIQSELNAPTQFKGRLNELMSQIRMQNHFGAVRAEERYSVDTDLLREIRQHLKQQQDGLSHLISVIKDDLEDMKLIEHGLSDGGHGRGTILS; this is encoded by the exons ATGGCGTTCAATTTCGGCAGCGGTGTGGCGTCAAATCCGGCAGCGA GCACAACTGGGTTTTCATTTGGTTCGTTTGGCGCGAAGACCACTGCACAGTCCGCTTTTAGCTTCGGCACCCCCGCAACCACCACTACAGCAGCCTCTGGATTTGGCA CTCTCACAGCCCCGAGTTTTGGCACGGCAACCACCACCGCTGCCGCGCCAGCAACGGGATTTTCTTTTGGCTCCACCAATACGG GATTTGGGGGGCTGGGAGCCGCAAGTGCAGCGCCCGGTGGGTTTAGTTTTGGGGGGTTCGGCTTAAACGCCAACCCGGCGGCAACGGCGGTGGGGTTTAATGCGGGCTGCTTTGGCACGGCGACCACCGCTGCCAGTGTGTTCAATTTTGGCAATAGCTTGGCTAGCACAG gCACCTTTGGTAATTTTGGGACAACCACAACCAGTGCTGCTGCACCGGGTTCCACTTTTAGCTTTGCGCCCACTTCAAATGCCACAG gaaGCCTATTTGGAAATACTCCAAACAAAGGCTTTGGTTTCGCCACCAGCCTCGGAACTGCAGCGGCTCCCGGAACCACCGGATTCGGGACGACACTAGGAGCAACCAGTCTGGGTGGGTTCGGTGGCTTTAACCTCCAACCCACTCAGCAGCAGCAGG GAAGCCTATTTGGTCAGCCCGCCCAGCCGCAGGCTCAGCCCAATCAGCTCTATCAGCAGGTGACGGCTTTGTCAGCACCCACCTTGCTTGGGGATGAGCGTGACTCCATTTTAGCCAAATGGAACCAGCTGCAGGCTTATTGGGGCACGGGCAAAGGCTActtcagcaacaacaacaacacccctGTGGAGTTTAACCAGGAGAACCCATTCTGCAGGTTCAAG GCTGTAGGGTACAGCTGCGTGCCAATCAGCAAGGACGAGGACGGCCTGGTGGTCTTAGTGTTTAACAAAAAGGAGGCAGATGTACGAGGGCAACAGCAGCAGCTGGTCGAATCATTGCATAAGGTTCTGGGAAGCAACCAGACGTTGAGTGTCAACGTGGACGGTGTCAAATCCCTACCCAACGACCA GACGGAAGTTGTCATTTACGTGGTTGAACGCTCCCCTAACGGCACGTCTAAGCGTATTCCCGCCTCCACGCTCTTCACGCACCTGGAGCAGGCCAGCGTCAAGGTGCAGCTGACACAACTGGGCGTGGCCATGTCGGTCACACGCACTGAGCTCTCACCGGCGCAACTAAAACAGCTTCTACAGAATGCCCCAGCAG GGGTTGACTCCATCATCTGGGAACAAGCTAAGGTGGACAACCCTGACCCAGAGAA ACTGATCCCAGTACCCATGGTGGGTTTTAAAGAGCTGCTTCGCCGACTGCAGATCCAGGAGCAAATGACCAAACAGCATCAGACCAGAGTGGAC ATTGTCTCCACTGACATCAGTGAGCTTCAAAAGAACCAGGCCACCACAGTGGCTAAGATCGCACAATACAAGAGGAAGCTGATGGACCTCTCGCACCGCGTGCTGCAG GTATTGATCAAACAGGAGATCCAAAGAAAGAGTGGCTATGCCATTCAGGTGGATGAGGAGCACCTCAGGGTCCAGCTGGACACCATTCAGTCAGAACTCAATGCCCCCACGCAGTTTAAG GGCCGATTGAATGAGCTGATGTCCCAAATCCGCATGCAGAATCACTTTGGAGCAGTGCGAGCGGAGGAGCGTTACAGCGTGGACACGGACCTCCTCAGAGAAATTAGACAG CACCTCAAGCAACAGCAGGACGGTTTGAGTCACCTGATCAGCGTCATTAAAGACGACTTGGAAGACATGAAACTCATCGAGCATGGACTGAGCGATGGCGGGCACGGGCGAGGCACCATCCTGAGTTGA
- the nup54 gene encoding nucleoporin p54 isoform X2 → MAFNFGSGVASNPAASTTGFSFGSFGAKTTAQSAFSFGTPATTTTAASGFGTLTAPSFGTATTTAAAPATGFSFGSTNTGFGGLGAASAAPGTFGNFGTTTTSAAAPGSTFSFAPTSNATGSLFGNTPNKGFGFATSLGTAAAPGTTGFGTTLGATSLGGFGGFNLQPTQQQQGSLFGQPAQPQAQPNQLYQQVTALSAPTLLGDERDSILAKWNQLQAYWGTGKGYFSNNNNTPVEFNQENPFCRFKAVGYSCVPISKDEDGLVVLVFNKKEADVRGQQQQLVESLHKVLGSNQTLSVNVDGVKSLPNDQTEVVIYVVERSPNGTSKRIPASTLFTHLEQASVKVQLTQLGVAMSVTRTELSPAQLKQLLQNAPAGVDSIIWEQAKVDNPDPEKLIPVPMVGFKELLRRLQIQEQMTKQHQTRVDIVSTDISELQKNQATTVAKIAQYKRKLMDLSHRVLQVLIKQEIQRKSGYAIQVDEEHLRVQLDTIQSELNAPTQFKGRLNELMSQIRMQNHFGAVRAEERYSVDTDLLREIRQHLKQQQDGLSHLISVIKDDLEDMKLIEHGLSDGGHGRGTILS, encoded by the exons ATGGCGTTCAATTTCGGCAGCGGTGTGGCGTCAAATCCGGCAGCGA GCACAACTGGGTTTTCATTTGGTTCGTTTGGCGCGAAGACCACTGCACAGTCCGCTTTTAGCTTCGGCACCCCCGCAACCACCACTACAGCAGCCTCTGGATTTGGCA CTCTCACAGCCCCGAGTTTTGGCACGGCAACCACCACCGCTGCCGCGCCAGCAACGGGATTTTCTTTTGGCTCCACCAATACGG GATTTGGGGGGCTGGGAGCCGCAAGTGCAGCGCCCG gCACCTTTGGTAATTTTGGGACAACCACAACCAGTGCTGCTGCACCGGGTTCCACTTTTAGCTTTGCGCCCACTTCAAATGCCACAG gaaGCCTATTTGGAAATACTCCAAACAAAGGCTTTGGTTTCGCCACCAGCCTCGGAACTGCAGCGGCTCCCGGAACCACCGGATTCGGGACGACACTAGGAGCAACCAGTCTGGGTGGGTTCGGTGGCTTTAACCTCCAACCCACTCAGCAGCAGCAGG GAAGCCTATTTGGTCAGCCCGCCCAGCCGCAGGCTCAGCCCAATCAGCTCTATCAGCAGGTGACGGCTTTGTCAGCACCCACCTTGCTTGGGGATGAGCGTGACTCCATTTTAGCCAAATGGAACCAGCTGCAGGCTTATTGGGGCACGGGCAAAGGCTActtcagcaacaacaacaacacccctGTGGAGTTTAACCAGGAGAACCCATTCTGCAGGTTCAAG GCTGTAGGGTACAGCTGCGTGCCAATCAGCAAGGACGAGGACGGCCTGGTGGTCTTAGTGTTTAACAAAAAGGAGGCAGATGTACGAGGGCAACAGCAGCAGCTGGTCGAATCATTGCATAAGGTTCTGGGAAGCAACCAGACGTTGAGTGTCAACGTGGACGGTGTCAAATCCCTACCCAACGACCA GACGGAAGTTGTCATTTACGTGGTTGAACGCTCCCCTAACGGCACGTCTAAGCGTATTCCCGCCTCCACGCTCTTCACGCACCTGGAGCAGGCCAGCGTCAAGGTGCAGCTGACACAACTGGGCGTGGCCATGTCGGTCACACGCACTGAGCTCTCACCGGCGCAACTAAAACAGCTTCTACAGAATGCCCCAGCAG GGGTTGACTCCATCATCTGGGAACAAGCTAAGGTGGACAACCCTGACCCAGAGAA ACTGATCCCAGTACCCATGGTGGGTTTTAAAGAGCTGCTTCGCCGACTGCAGATCCAGGAGCAAATGACCAAACAGCATCAGACCAGAGTGGAC ATTGTCTCCACTGACATCAGTGAGCTTCAAAAGAACCAGGCCACCACAGTGGCTAAGATCGCACAATACAAGAGGAAGCTGATGGACCTCTCGCACCGCGTGCTGCAG GTATTGATCAAACAGGAGATCCAAAGAAAGAGTGGCTATGCCATTCAGGTGGATGAGGAGCACCTCAGGGTCCAGCTGGACACCATTCAGTCAGAACTCAATGCCCCCACGCAGTTTAAG GGCCGATTGAATGAGCTGATGTCCCAAATCCGCATGCAGAATCACTTTGGAGCAGTGCGAGCGGAGGAGCGTTACAGCGTGGACACGGACCTCCTCAGAGAAATTAGACAG CACCTCAAGCAACAGCAGGACGGTTTGAGTCACCTGATCAGCGTCATTAAAGACGACTTGGAAGACATGAAACTCATCGAGCATGGACTGAGCGATGGCGGGCACGGGCGAGGCACCATCCTGAGTTGA
- the btc gene encoding probetacellulin, with protein sequence MRTIASHRATFCPSSEFVRRGSRFHATRDQFGSRKDAMANLYGRYLGLLTVLALGQGSLASWNTTHETVNKTESLCSYRGNGDNCSVPTLDTGQWNGHFTKCPQELHHYCVHGQCRFVQDQKTPSCRCEHGFIGSRCEYVDLDWLRGERRQMIIICVIAVLVVLILLIVFLFICLQFRVCRKKTQRREEPMNGTEKLHMMDTMAHHVTPESGEPLHNNDV encoded by the exons ATGAGGACCATCGCAAGCCACAGGGCAACATTTTGTCCTTCCTCGGAATTTGTAAGGCGTGGGTCGAGGTTTCATGCAACCCGTGACCAATTTGGCTCAAGGAAGGACGCCATGGCCAATTTGTATGGACGCTATCTTGGATTACTAACAG TATTGGCGTTGGGCCAAGGATCCCTGGCCAGTTGGAACACCACCCATGAGACCGTCAATAAGACTGAATCCCTATGCAGTTACCGTGGCAACGGAGACAATTGCTCAG TACCTACCCTGGACACTGGACAGTGGAATGGACACTTTACCAAATGTCCACAAGAGCTCCACCACTACTGCGTCCATGGGCAGTGTCGCTTCGTTCAAGATCAAAAAACGCCGTCGTGCAG GTGTGAGCACGGTTTCATCGGTTCCAGATGCGAGTACGTGGACCTGGACTGGCTGAGAGGAGAAAGACGGCAGATGATCATCATCTGTGTCATCGCCGTTTTGGTGGTCCTAATTCTTCTCATCGTATTCCTTTTCATCTGTTTGCA GTTCAGAGTTTGCCGAAAGAAGACACAGCGGAGGGAGGAGCCAATGAATGGGACAGAGAAACTGCATATGATGGATACCATGGCACATCATGTCACGCCAGAATCAGGAGAGCCTCTACATAACAATGACGTATGA
- the nxnl2 gene encoding nucleoredoxin-like protein 2 has product MVEVFAGRILLNKDGNFVDPEEALKNKVVGIYFSAGWCPPCRDFTPVLGDFYAELVEEGDPPAQFEVVFVSSDKSTEDMVEYFHDMHGDWLALPWTDDYRLELKKRYNITAVPRLVIVKENGQVITDKGRKQIRDRGLACFRSWLDAAEIFQNFKG; this is encoded by the exons ATGGTGGAAGTATTCGCTGGCCGCATTCTGCTCAACAAAGACGGCAACTTCGTGGACCCCGAGGAGGCACTGAAAAACAAGGTAGTGGGCATCTACTTCTCGGCGGGATGGTGCCCCCCGTGCCGTGACTTCACGCCGGTGTTGGGCGACTTCTACGCTGAGCTGGTCGAGGAGGGGGACCCCCCTGCGCAGTTTGAGGTGGTCTTTGTGTCGTCTGACAAATCCACCGAAGACATGGTGGAATACTTCCATGACATGCATGGAGACTGGCTGGCTCTGCCATGGACGGACGACTACAGACT CGAGTTGAAGAAGCGCTACAACATCACAGCCGTGCCCCGGCTGGTGATCGTGAAGGAGAACGGTCAAGTGATCACAGACAAAGGTCGCAAGCAGATCAGAGACCGAGGCCTGGCCTGCTTCCGGTCCTGGTTGGACGCTGCTGAAATCTTTCAGAATTTTAAAGGCTAG